One Burkholderia pyrrocinia DNA segment encodes these proteins:
- a CDS encoding LysR substrate-binding domain-containing protein — MPDASPWGNRSRLKTRQLLLVVALADEGSIHRAAAALNMTQPAASKLLRELEESIGAVLFERLPRGMRPTLYGDALIRHARAALGSLDQAHEELAALKAGHLGHVAVGAITSPGLRLVPPAVAAVKGTHAGLHVSVEIDTSNVLLEHLAQDKIDIVLGRLSAEHDKLRLRYEPLTGESVAAVVRPGHPLLAQAPLSLADVQRAAWVVPPAGSVLRHRFELVFQRASLAPPANLVETSALLFITQLLEQSDMIAVLAEDVARYYARHGIVTVLPLEMDCRMDDFGIITRTDRLHSPAVTVMADAIRAAAREVYGIGL, encoded by the coding sequence ATGCCCGATGCCAGCCCGTGGGGAAACCGCAGCCGCCTGAAGACCCGCCAGCTCCTGCTGGTCGTCGCGCTCGCCGACGAAGGCAGCATTCATCGCGCGGCGGCCGCGCTGAACATGACGCAGCCGGCCGCGTCGAAGCTGCTGCGCGAACTCGAGGAATCGATCGGCGCGGTGCTGTTCGAGCGCCTGCCGCGCGGGATGCGGCCGACGCTGTACGGCGACGCGCTGATCCGCCACGCGCGCGCGGCGCTCGGCAGCCTCGACCAGGCGCACGAGGAACTGGCCGCGCTGAAGGCCGGCCATCTCGGGCATGTGGCGGTGGGCGCGATCACGTCGCCCGGCCTGCGGCTCGTGCCGCCGGCCGTGGCCGCCGTGAAGGGCACGCATGCGGGCCTGCACGTGTCGGTCGAGATCGACACCAGCAACGTACTGCTGGAACATCTCGCGCAGGACAAGATCGACATCGTGCTCGGCCGGCTCTCCGCCGAACACGACAAGCTGCGCCTGCGCTACGAGCCGCTGACCGGCGAGTCGGTGGCCGCGGTCGTGCGGCCCGGCCATCCGCTGCTCGCGCAGGCGCCGCTGTCGCTCGCGGACGTGCAGCGCGCCGCATGGGTCGTGCCGCCGGCCGGCAGCGTGCTGCGCCATCGCTTCGAACTCGTGTTCCAGCGCGCGAGCCTCGCGCCGCCCGCGAACCTCGTCGAGACGTCCGCGCTGCTGTTCATCACGCAACTGCTCGAACAGAGCGACATGATCGCGGTGCTCGCGGAGGACGTCGCGCGCTACTACGCGCGACACGGGATCGTCACGGTGCTGCCGCTGGAGATGGATTGCCGGATGGACGATTTCGGGATCATCACGCGCACCGACCGGCTGCATTCGCCGGCCGTCACGGTGATGGCCGACGCGATCCGGGCGGCTGCGCGGGAGGTGTACGGGATCGGGTTGTGA
- a CDS encoding IlvD/Edd family dehydratase gives MSATKPRLRSAQWFGTNDKNGFMYRSWMKNQGIPDHEFDGRPIVGICNTWSELTPCNAHFRKLAEYVKRGISEAGGFPVEFPVFSNGESNLRPSAMLTRNLASMDVEEAIRGNPIDAVVLLAGCDKTTPALLMGAASCDVPAIVVSGGPMLNGKLEGKNIGSGTAVWQLHEALKAGEIDLHHFLSAEAGMSRSAGTCNTMGTASTMACMAEALGVALPHNAAIPAVDSRRYVLAHMSGIRIVEMALEGLVLSKILTRAAFENAIRANAAIGGSTNAVIHLKAIAGRIGVPLELEDWMRIGRDTPTIVDLMPSGRFLMEEFYYAGGLPAVLRRLGEGGLLPNPDALTVNGRSLWDNVREAPNYDDEVIRPLDRPLIADGGIRILRGNLAPRGAVLKPSAASPELLKHRGRAVVFENLDHYKATINDEALDVDASSVLVLKNCGPRGYPGMAEVGNMGLPPKLLRQGVKDMVRISDARMSGTAYGTVVLHVAPEAAAGGPLAAVRDGDWIELDCEAGSLHLDITDDELQRRLSDVDPTAAPGVAGQLGKGGYARLYIDHVLQADEGCDLDFLVGTRGADVPSHSH, from the coding sequence ATGTCGGCAACAAAACCCAGGCTGCGCTCCGCCCAATGGTTCGGCACGAACGACAAGAACGGCTTCATGTACCGGAGCTGGATGAAGAACCAGGGCATCCCCGATCACGAGTTCGACGGCCGGCCGATCGTCGGCATCTGCAACACGTGGTCCGAACTGACGCCGTGCAACGCGCACTTCCGCAAGCTCGCCGAGTACGTGAAGCGCGGGATCTCCGAGGCGGGCGGCTTCCCGGTCGAGTTCCCGGTGTTCTCGAACGGCGAATCGAACCTGCGGCCGTCGGCGATGCTCACGCGCAACCTGGCGTCGATGGACGTCGAGGAGGCGATTCGCGGCAACCCGATCGACGCGGTCGTGCTGCTCGCCGGCTGCGACAAGACGACGCCCGCGCTGCTGATGGGCGCGGCGAGCTGCGACGTGCCGGCGATCGTCGTGTCGGGCGGCCCGATGCTGAACGGCAAGCTCGAAGGGAAGAACATCGGCTCCGGCACGGCCGTGTGGCAACTTCATGAAGCGCTGAAGGCCGGCGAGATCGACCTGCATCACTTCCTGTCGGCCGAAGCCGGGATGTCGCGTTCGGCCGGCACCTGCAACACGATGGGCACCGCGTCGACGATGGCGTGCATGGCCGAGGCGCTCGGCGTCGCGCTGCCGCACAACGCGGCGATTCCGGCCGTCGATTCTCGCCGCTACGTACTCGCGCACATGTCGGGCATCCGCATCGTCGAGATGGCGCTCGAAGGGCTCGTGCTGTCGAAGATCCTGACGCGCGCGGCGTTCGAGAACGCGATCCGCGCGAACGCGGCGATCGGCGGCTCGACCAATGCGGTGATCCACCTGAAGGCGATCGCGGGCCGCATCGGCGTGCCGCTCGAACTCGAGGACTGGATGCGCATCGGCCGCGACACGCCGACGATCGTCGACCTGATGCCGTCGGGGCGCTTCCTGATGGAGGAGTTCTATTACGCGGGCGGGCTGCCGGCCGTGCTGCGCCGGCTCGGCGAAGGCGGGCTGCTGCCGAACCCCGATGCGCTGACGGTGAACGGCAGGTCGCTGTGGGACAACGTGCGCGAAGCGCCGAACTACGACGACGAAGTGATCCGCCCGCTCGACCGGCCGCTGATCGCGGACGGCGGCATCCGCATCCTGCGCGGCAATCTCGCGCCGCGCGGCGCGGTGCTGAAGCCGTCGGCGGCGAGCCCCGAGTTGCTGAAGCATCGCGGCCGCGCGGTGGTGTTCGAGAACCTCGATCACTACAAGGCCACGATCAACGACGAAGCGCTCGACGTCGACGCGAGTTCCGTGCTCGTGCTGAAGAACTGCGGGCCGCGCGGTTATCCGGGGATGGCGGAGGTCGGCAACATGGGGCTGCCGCCGAAGCTGCTGCGCCAGGGCGTGAAGGACATGGTGCGGATTTCCGATGCGCGGATGAGCGGCACCGCGTACGGCACGGTCGTGCTGCACGTCGCGCCGGAAGCCGCCGCCGGCGGGCCGCTCGCGGCCGTGCGCGACGGCGACTGGATCGAGCTCGACTGCGAGGCCGGCTCGCTGCATCTCGACATTACGGATGACGAACTGCAGCGCCGCCTGTCGGACGTCGATCCGACCGCGGCGCCGGGCGTGGCCGGCCAGCTCGGCAAGGGCGGTTATGCGCGGCTGTATATCGATCACGTGCTGCAGGCCGACGAGGGGTGCGACCTCGACTTCCTGGTCGGCACGCGCGGCGCGGACGTGCCGAGCCATTCGCATTGA
- a CDS encoding MFS transporter, translated as MTTQYTPAQPAAGQPDSPTAVNERQLTRLLTRKLVPFLALIYVVAYVDRTVVGFAKLHMNAAIGLGDAAYGLGAGLFFIGYFLCEVPSNLALERFGARVWFARILATWGAITMATALVQGPTSFYVLRFLLGAAEAGLYPGILYFLTQWFPMRDRARVIGLLVLAQPLAGIVTGPLAGLLLSTHGLFGLSNWQTLFVVSGLPAVLLAWPTLRLLPESPARARWLNDDERRWIARQLAADRDTYRPDAHRNPLATLADRRVLLLAALFLPFPLCIYGLSLWLPTIIHAFGAGDAATGLLSAVPYLFAVVGLLVVPRHSDRTRERYWHIVVVSAAAALTMAASAWARQPALQFLFICLTAFSLYSIQAVVWTLPGEFLTGTSAAVGIAAINSLANLGGYVGPYGIGLIKQATGSLAAGLYFLAATLLFAVLITFVVRATLRAPQPAAGTLARES; from the coding sequence ATGACGACGCAGTACACGCCCGCGCAACCGGCGGCGGGACAGCCGGACTCGCCGACCGCCGTCAACGAACGGCAACTGACCCGGCTGCTCACGCGCAAGCTCGTGCCGTTTCTCGCGCTGATCTACGTGGTCGCGTACGTCGACCGTACCGTCGTCGGCTTCGCGAAGCTGCACATGAACGCGGCGATCGGCCTGGGCGACGCCGCGTACGGGCTCGGCGCGGGCCTGTTCTTCATCGGCTATTTCCTGTGCGAGGTGCCGAGCAATCTTGCGCTCGAACGCTTCGGCGCGCGCGTGTGGTTCGCGCGGATCCTCGCGACGTGGGGCGCGATCACGATGGCGACGGCGCTGGTGCAGGGGCCGACCAGCTTCTACGTGCTGCGTTTCCTGCTCGGCGCGGCCGAAGCCGGCCTGTATCCCGGCATCCTCTACTTCCTCACGCAATGGTTCCCGATGCGCGACCGCGCCCGCGTGATCGGGTTGCTCGTGCTCGCGCAGCCGCTCGCCGGCATCGTGACGGGCCCGCTCGCGGGGCTGCTGCTGTCCACGCACGGGCTGTTCGGGCTGTCGAACTGGCAGACGCTGTTCGTCGTCAGCGGCCTGCCTGCCGTGCTGCTCGCGTGGCCGACGCTGCGGCTGCTGCCCGAATCGCCGGCGCGGGCGCGCTGGCTGAACGATGACGAACGGCGCTGGATCGCGCGCCAGCTCGCCGCCGATCGCGACACATACCGCCCCGATGCGCACCGCAATCCGCTCGCCACGCTGGCCGACCGGCGCGTGCTGCTGCTCGCGGCGCTGTTCCTGCCGTTCCCGCTGTGCATCTACGGGCTGTCGCTGTGGCTGCCGACGATCATTCACGCGTTCGGCGCGGGCGACGCGGCCACCGGCCTGCTGTCCGCCGTGCCGTACCTGTTCGCGGTGGTCGGGCTGCTGGTCGTGCCGCGTCACTCGGATCGCACGCGCGAACGCTACTGGCACATCGTCGTCGTGTCGGCCGCCGCGGCGCTGACGATGGCCGCGAGCGCATGGGCGCGGCAGCCCGCGCTGCAGTTCCTGTTCATCTGCCTCACGGCGTTCTCGCTTTACTCGATCCAGGCCGTCGTATGGACGCTGCCCGGCGAATTCCTGACCGGGACGAGCGCGGCGGTCGGCATCGCCGCGATCAATTCGCTCGCGAATCTCGGCGGCTATGTCGGGCCGTACGGCATCGGCCTGATCAAGCAGGCGACCGGCAGCCTCGCGGCCGGCCTGTATTTCCTCGCGGCGACGCTGCTGTTCGCGGTGCTGATCACGTTCGTGGTCCGCGCGACGCTGCGCGCGCCGCAGCCGGCCGCGGGCACGCTCGCCCGCGAATCGTGA
- a CDS encoding dihydrodipicolinate synthase family protein: MTSSSTPRYRGIFPVVPTTFTDTGELDLASQKRAVDFMIDAGSDGLCILANFSEQFAIADDERDVLTRTILEHVAGRVPVIVTTSHYGTQVCAARSLRAQQLGAAMVMAMPPYHGATFRVPEAQIFDFYARVSDAIDIPIMIQDAPASGTALAAPFLARMAREIEQVAYFKIETPGAANKLRELIRLGGDAIEGPWDGEEAITLLADLHAGATGAMTGGAYPDGIRPILEAWREGRHDDAYARYQAWLPLINHENRQSGILAAKALMREGGVIACERPRHPMPELHPDTRAELLAIARRLDPLVLRWAH, encoded by the coding sequence ATGACATCGAGCAGCACGCCGCGCTATCGCGGCATCTTCCCGGTCGTCCCGACGACCTTCACCGACACCGGCGAGCTCGACCTCGCGAGCCAGAAACGCGCGGTCGATTTCATGATCGACGCGGGCTCGGACGGGCTGTGCATCCTCGCGAACTTCTCCGAGCAGTTCGCGATCGCCGACGACGAGCGCGACGTGCTCACGCGCACGATCCTCGAACACGTCGCCGGCCGCGTGCCGGTGATCGTCACGACGTCGCACTACGGCACGCAGGTATGCGCGGCGCGCAGCCTGCGCGCGCAGCAGCTCGGCGCGGCGATGGTGATGGCGATGCCGCCGTATCACGGCGCGACGTTCCGCGTGCCGGAGGCGCAAATCTTCGATTTCTATGCGCGCGTGTCCGACGCGATCGACATCCCGATCATGATCCAGGACGCGCCCGCGAGCGGCACCGCGCTCGCCGCGCCGTTCCTCGCGCGGATGGCGCGCGAGATCGAGCAGGTCGCGTACTTCAAGATCGAGACGCCCGGTGCCGCGAACAAGCTGCGCGAGCTGATCCGGCTCGGCGGCGATGCGATCGAGGGGCCGTGGGACGGCGAGGAGGCGATCACGCTGCTCGCCGACCTCCATGCGGGCGCGACCGGCGCGATGACGGGCGGCGCGTATCCGGACGGCATCCGGCCGATCCTCGAAGCGTGGCGCGAGGGGCGCCACGACGACGCGTACGCGCGCTACCAGGCGTGGCTGCCGCTGATCAATCACGAGAACCGCCAGTCCGGGATCCTCGCCGCGAAGGCGCTGATGCGCGAAGGCGGCGTGATCGCGTGCGAGCGGCCGCGGCATCCGATGCCGGAACTGCATCCGGACACGCGCGCGGAGCTGCTCGCGATCGCGCGCCGGCTCGATCCGCTCGTGCTGCGCTGGGCGCACTGA